AATATGAACTTGCCGAACCACTTTTCCGTGAGGCTCTGGTCATATACCGAAACCGACTAGGCGAGAACAACCAAGCATATGGCGACAATCTAGAGAAACTGGCTGAGTTGTTCGAGTCTAAAGGCGACCTTATCGTTTCTGAGTTGTTCCTGACACGTGCTCTCACCATCTACACGAAGGTCCTTCCCAAAACACATCCAGCTTTAACACAAGGTCTGGAGCGCTACGCCGCATTGTTGAAGAAAATGCACTTGGATGAACAAGCAGCCCAAGTAAAGGCTGTTCGGGCAGATCTATTGAAAAAGTAAGTAGCCATTTATTGGGAAACTGAACCAGGATAAACAAGCAATACATTTGATTCACGGCAATGCCGGGATGCGGTCGCTATACGATTCCGGGACCATTAAAATTTTGAGATTGTACATCTTGATCCAAGCTCACCATTAACTGGCATGGCAGTTGCATTTAACCTAATAGGACAATCCACCTTCACATTCGACATCGGTGTCGGTAGGCGGTGGGCACTTCGATTTTGGAGTCTCCAATGATCAGATTTCTTTCTCTCGGAAATGGCTTTGCGGTTTTCGCAATCGCCTTCGTTATCACAGCTATTGGTGTTCCTTTTGCTGTAACACAGGAGAGAACCGTGCAACACACTGAACACGAAAAAATGCTACAAGACTGTGCCAAGGCTTGTTCTGACTGTCAACGTGCATGCGATATGTGCTCCACACATTGTGCACATCAAGTTCATGAGGGTAAAAAAGAACACATTGCGACTTTGATGACTTGTCAAGATTGCTCGACCTTCTGCGCCGCAGCATCGCAAATCACCGCTCGAGGTGGTCCTTTTGCACAGCTGATCTGTATGTCGTGTGCAGACGCCTGTGCTCGATGTGGTGCTGAATGCGAAAAATTTCCCAATGACAGTCACATGAAGGCATGTGCTGAAGAATGTCGTCGTTGTGAAAAAGCATGTCGAGGAATGGGTAAACACGGAGCAAGCAAATAGCGGGTCAATTCCTTGCCTCTTCGATAATCAGAAAGTTCCTGGGCCGAGAAGCGAAATTGCTTTTCGGCCCAGTTGAATGCCCTGCTTAATGCCTGTTTGCTATTGCTTCACTTTGACGTGAAACCCTTCCTTGTTGAGTGCTTCGACCAAAGCCGCAGCATCGAAGTTTCCCTTCACGGTACACGTGGTGACTGAAGGCTTGCAGTCATCACCAGTCACTCCATCCACTTTCTTGAGAGCGACGCGGAAGGATTTCACGCATCCTGGGCAGGTGTTGTGGAAACCAGTCAGTGTGAGCGATGTTACTTTCTCTTTCTTCACGCCACTGTCAGCCTTGAAGGCGATGCCTTTGTCGTTTACCTCACCATAGAAACCATCCTCTGCCAAAGCATCAAGAGCTTTCTGGGCAACGGAAGAACTGGGTGCAGAGAATGTTGCTGTTCGAGTTTTCCTGGTAACCTGTATATCCGTTAAGCCGTCGACCTTTTTCAGGATGTTCTCTACTTCTTCAGAGCAACCGCTACAACACATGTGCAGTTGTTTGACTTCGATCTTGGACTCAGCTTGAGCAAGATTAGTCCAGAAAAAGATGGTAGCGATAGCCGCCAAGATTGTGAATTGCCGAAGCATATCTGTCTCCTCAATGAACTGGATTCGTGGAAAGACCTCGTCGCAGGTCATTCTAGCAACGAGGTCAACATACTATCAGAGCAAGATGCGAGTTCAGCTATCTCCCGCAGCCACAGGAATTTCCAGAGCACTGGGATTTTCCAGTTCGACACGAACTGTTAGTACATGATGAGTTCCCCGGACAGCAAGATTTCTGTGAAGCATAAGCTTGCACCTGGGTATGAGTGGATTCAGGTTCGTAGTATTCGGTCTGGCGGGTCACGACCTCCCTGGCATGCAGAAGAGGACGTACAGCCTTGACCGAGCTTCTCACCTCGATGGGCTTGGCTTCCAGTGCAACATATCCCGTGAATGCTGAAACAATCGCAACCGCAACATAGAGCAAACGCATGACTGGCATCCTTTCCTTGGTTCTCAATATGTCAAGAAGTTAACCATACCAAGTAATTCAAACAAGGCCAAACACTGACGCAGCCACGCTCTTCGAAGCCCTCAATCAAGATACATTACATCGAGATGAAGGTAAAGTCTGACGATTATTCAGGTCGATACACCATTCATGCGCTACTTGGTCGTATGGTGGCTGTAACTCTGGTTACTGCCATTTACGCATAATTCATGCGTCACGACAATTTGCAGTTGACCGGCTAGAGAGAAAACTCAGCAAAACTCCACGAGTATCCACGGTCTCCAACCACAGGTCAAGTCGCGCTAGGAGTCAGCTATGAGACTTACTGGCGTACGGAACACCTGTGTTTTTCTGATTGGCTTTTCAATTCTGTCGATGGGATGCACAGGTCTTACCAAGTCCGAACCAAGACCGAGCCCCTTCTCTTTAGAATCATCTTCATCGGTAAGCCATCGTTCAGGTTCGAAAACCAGTAAGAGTTCAGAACAAGCCGAGATCGTTCCTGCGGGAGCCATCGAAACTAAGGCTCAGGAGCAGTCTTCTACGGAGCCCGTTCTCAAGGACGTGAAGGAACTCACGGCTGAAGTACTTGTTGACAACGTACTTGCCCGAAACCCATCGATAACGCA
The Planctomycetia bacterium genome window above contains:
- a CDS encoding heavy-metal-associated domain-containing protein translates to MLRQFTILAAIATIFFWTNLAQAESKIEVKQLHMCCSGCSEEVENILKKVDGLTDIQVTRKTRTATFSAPSSSVAQKALDALAEDGFYGEVNDKGIAFKADSGVKKEKVTSLTLTGFHNTCPGCVKSFRVALKKVDGVTGDDCKPSVTTCTVKGNFDAAALVEALNKEGFHVKVKQ